Part of the Fibrobacter sp. UWR2 genome is shown below.
TTCTTCGCAGATCAACATTATCACCGGTGTTGACGAAGCCGACACCGAGAAGGCCATCAAGGCCATCTACGGCGCGTTCGTGAAATAACGCCCGCTCGTCATCCCCGCCTCCGAGCGGGGATCTTAATCAATATTAAAAAACGACCCGGAATAAAATCCGGGCCGTTTTTAATTTATCAAAAATCTGATTTTATCTTTTCTTCACGGTCCTGACGGCAGGGCTTATTTTCTGTTCGCCGGTACCGAGGTATCGGCCCTGCATGTCGAACACGCGGGCGTCTCCCTTTAGGAGCGGAAGGCTTGCGCGCCTTGAAATAGCTGTCGTGCCGGTACTGTCCGCCGTTTCGGTGATGTTGAAGTAGTCAATTTGAAAATAGTTGATGGAACTCTGCCCCTTATACCCTTCCACAAGCGCCATGACATCGGTTATCTTGCCCACCTTCAGGCCGAGCTCTTCCCACTTCTTGAAGTGGGCGGTAATGTCGATGTGGCCGCTGTCGCGTACGGTGCGGCGAATGCTGAAATACCGCTTGTACGATATGTCGCCCTGGGCGCTCAAGTAGTTGTTGGCGGTGTTCTGCCAGATGTCGTAGGTGTCGCCATCGACGGTGAATTCGCCGAGCCTGGTTCCGAAAGTGGATGTGTCGGCTGTATCTCTGATTATCCAGTAGTCTATGATATAAAATTCGGTTTTCGGCTCGGTGGTATTGCCTTGGATGCCAACCAGAAAATAGGGGGTGCCGAAGCCGCCGCCTTTTGTGCGAAACTTGTAGTCCGCCGCAAAGTTGCCATGCTGGTCGAAGGTCTTTGGCTCGTCGAACTTGGGACCAAAGCGCACGATAGCGTCCGCGGCCTTGGAGTAAACTAAGTAGCTTCCATCATCGTTGCACTTCAAATAAGCATTGTAGCCATCGCGCCAGACTTCGTAACTGTAGTTTGTACTGTCTATCGTGCCGGAGGCGTAGTTTTCGCCCTCCGCGGGCCATGCGTTAGGACACCTTTCCGCATAGATAGTCGTAGCCAAGCCCATGGTGAGGGCGATTCCTAAACCCACTATATTCTTCTTCATATTGTCAATATAAGTTATTTTGCGAACGCCTGTTCAAGAAAAGGTCGCATTTTGGGGTGCTGGAGTGATATTCTCAACAGAAATGGCACCCTCTTTTGGCCTACCAAAGCGGTAGGGGGCTTTTTAATATATATTACGAACATGCAGCAAGCGGAGACTCGATCGACGAACCTGGCTTTGCTCAGAGTCTGTTCCATTATATTAATTGTGAACGGCTTGAATGGGATGACGGGTATGTTCTGGAACCTGTTTACGACAGGTGAATGCGAAGGAAGATTATTCTTCGTACTTCTTCCCTTTGTTACCGTGGCTGTGGGTGTCGTTGCACTTGCCCGGAATAGCGCCTTGACGCTGAAGATTTTTGCGCTGCTGTTTATTCTCATGATGGTCCAGCAGGTTATGGGGGCAGCCAACATCCCGAAACGTACGACAGTCAGTCCTGACCCTGTGTATGTTGCCAAGGTGGTTGTCGGGTTGCTTTTAAGTTTCAAGATGCTTTTTGTTGTCTCGGCGTTCCTTGTGGATGTCGGGAAAAAGAATCTCCTGGATCAGGGCCCTAGTTTGAACGTGGGGTTGCTCCGCTTCTGTTCCGCGTATTTCATCGTGAGGGGCGTGAACGAGATTATCAACGTCGCGGTAGACATGTCTGTCATGGACCTGAGCCACCTGGAAGAAGTGTTCTCCTGGATTGCGATTGCGCTGGGCGGCATTTCCGTGGCGGTGGGCGTGCTTGCGCTTGCAACGAAGAAGGCCCTGATTCTGAAGGTATATGCGTTCTTTGCGCTCCTTCAGCTCCTTTGGGACATTGT
Proteins encoded:
- a CDS encoding glycoside hydrolase family 11 protein, which translates into the protein MKKNIVGLGIALTMGLATTIYAERCPNAWPAEGENYASGTIDSTNYSYEVWRDGYNAYLKCNDDGSYLVYSKAADAIVRFGPKFDEPKTFDQHGNFAADYKFRTKGGGFGTPYFLVGIQGNTTEPKTEFYIIDYWIIRDTADTSTFGTRLGEFTVDGDTYDIWQNTANNYLSAQGDISYKRYFSIRRTVRDSGHIDITAHFKKWEELGLKVGKITDVMALVEGYKGQSSINYFQIDYFNITETADSTGTTAISRRASLPLLKGDARVFDMQGRYLGTGEQKISPAVRTVKKR